DNA from Hippocampus zosterae strain Florida chromosome 18, ASM2543408v3, whole genome shotgun sequence:
TGTCATCGCATATTGTATGTGGTATGACTATAGGGGGCTGGAACAGAGGAAGCGTGCCTCATCGATATTCTGGCTTCCAGGTCTAATGCTGAGATCAAAACCATCAATGCAACCTACAAGACGCGTAAGGGGCGATTTTCCCATCAGcggccatcattttttttccctgcataaCGGCCATGTTGTTTGTCTTATCTGTGTCCTGGCAGAATACGGGAAGGACCTGGAGGACGACGTGTGCGGAGACACGTCGGGAATGTTCCAGAGGGTTTTGATCTCTTTGCTCACAGTAAGATATTCCCGACgtactaaaccaggggtgtccaaactttttgccaagggggccagattttatgtggtaaaatgtcggggggccgaccttggctgacattctttacattgaacaacaatattgttcaacaaattttagtaagccagtctgtttcacatttccatttttattttaatttcaacaatcttaagaatttcttttggttcatttgaaacaggaatttgaaatatgacatatcagtcaatataaacacggagtgatgtcttgttaactcgtgagtgatgccctctagtgtctaaatgctattactcatttagtgaatgctattactcatttagccactagagggaagcagtactctatgaaacatcactcgccagtctacgagacctcagtcaatgcaacacgtgttccattgcgcccaaactgcgggccagacggcactgattttatgacgggggccgagggccggatgaaattcgaccgcgggccggactttggacatgcctgtactAAACCATCCATTCAATTCACCCACCCGTTTTCGAGAGTGCTCGTTGTCGCTCAGCGTATCGTTGTGACTCACCCAGGCCGGACGTAACGAAAGCGACGCAGTGGACGAGGCTCAGGTTGTGCAGGACGCCAAGGCAAGGATTTGTTGAGATCTGCAGACAAAAGCGTATTAAGAATGAAGTCGTCAATGGATCAACGCTGCGCTTGCAGGATATCTACGAGGCAGGGGAAGCTCGATGGGGCACGGACGAGGTGAAATTCCTGACTGTGCTTTGCGTCAGGAACCAGAAGCATTTGTTACGAGGTATTCACAAGGAAATGCAAAATGCTACACTCTCTCATGGCAGCCATTTTTGGCCACCATATTTCTTCTGGATGAGTCATGAACACTGACCTGACCTGAGTCCGGCGAGGCCTagagttttttttgggaggttgaTCTACGTTCGTGTGATTCTATTTATGTGATTTCTTGATCCAACAAATATTAAGGTCATCAGGTTTAGGTATGgcctgtgaaattgaactcaattattattttttttcttctcagtgtTCGAAGAGTACAACAAAATATCCGGGAGAGACATTGAGGATAGCATCAAGAGGGAAATGTCGGGTTCCCTGGCGGATGTCTTCCTGGCCATAGGTGAGTCGGTTCCACCGCTAACAATGCTATAGGTGTTGATGGCAGGCCacaaatgttgactttgtgTTGTCTTCTCCAGTAAAATGCATGAGGAACAAGCATGCCTTCTTTGCGGAGCGTCTGTACAAATCAATGAAGGTGAATAACCCGTTGCTTGGGTTGGGAACATTCAAAATTCAAGCTGACATGGAGTGCGTGTGGGGCAGGGTCTGGGCACCACAGACAGCGTGCTGGTGAGGATCATGGTGTCAAGGGCCGAGATCGACATGTTGGACATCAAGGCGCAATTCCTGAAGATGTATGGCAAGTCTCTACGCTCGTTCATTCAGGTAATTGTCAATCGATCAGTCAACCTATCAATCACAATGCACTCTTGCTAGAATGAACTCGAGCCATCCATGactttctatccatccatccatccgagtCCAAATGTCATTTACAACCAAAGTACTTGTACTTTGCAATACagtacgactttttttttcttttttcaaaacacCGGGAAAGATTTACGCGCTGTTTTCTGAGACACGAACGGATGAACGGAATTTCAATACACTTCAATGgaaatattcatttgaaatatgaacaaAGTTACAAGTTTGGTCACATACTGATGACTGTCAATGCCTTAGCCAAGACGGTGAGTTTGGCTTTTGTTGCCATGACGACCGGCGTTATTGGTAGTTGCTACAAGGTTAGCGGCTTCCGCCAAGGCCGCCTCTCCGTTTACACAAGCGAACCTCAGagcgtcgaaaaaaaaaataataagtgcCCGTCAAAAGCATTTTCGCATGTAGGAGCAGCACTTCACTTCTTCACATCACAACTTCTAGATGTGTCAATTAGGATGCAGATCTGTGCAATTGGGGCATGTAGcggagatattcattcattcattttccgtaccggttgatcctcacgagggtcgcggggggtgctggagcctatcccagctgtctccgggcagtaggcgggggacaccctgaatcggttgccagccagtcacagggcacacagagacgaacaaccatccgcgctcacactcacacctagggacaatttagagtgttcaatcagcctgccacgcatgtttttggaatgtgggaggaaaccggagcacccggagaaaacccacgcaggcccggggagaacatgcaaactccacacagggaggctgcagctggaatcgaacccggtacctctgcactgtgaagccgacgtgctaaccactggactaccgggccgccatgtagCGGAGATagttcgtaaaaaaaaaaattcagagacCTAACTATTTGTATGCAAGCATGAAAAGTTTCTATACGTCCCCTTTTTAAATTGGCAGATTATGAAAATCGTGTTACCTTCATGTCTTTAATAGATGGTACGGACTGCAgttccgctcctcttcattggtTTCCTTCTTTTTCCTTAGGGAGATACATCAGGTGACTACCGCAAAATCCTTTTGGAACTGTGTGGAGGAGACTAAAAAAGAAACACCACGGAGAGAGATCAGCCATCCGTGTGTTCTGCGGTGTACATcatcggccttcctgtgtgtgtggatgAGCCTCACTCTTCCCGATCTTCTCTGGCTTTTACATTTCTCAACTGCAACTGACCGCAGTGCCTTGTTTTCACCGTCTCTATGACCGATTAAACCAAAGACCAGTGTCCTTTAACACACGTCAGTGTTTTTCTTATCGATCCCGTCTTTAAGGATTTACGTGCGATAATAGTTCTAATACGTGCCTCCTCATCTTTACTGACACAAAAGATGAACGGTATCGGGCTCTTGTCTTGTTACCGCCCACCGAAGTCCATTTGTTTGAATTGAAGCCGTTCTTCATGCGATGAGTCAGCTCCCCTCAATTACATTAACCGGATCCGTGCTGCAATTTTAGACGATAACGTGTAATCGAATCAAGTTAATTAGGAGGTCACTCTTCCTCAAACGCCACTCTCAGCCAGAGGTTGTCGGGGAAGCGCGGTGTCGTTGTTGCCGCGTCGTTGCCACCAGCACAACTCTGAAAAGTTGGAAGCAAGGAATGGGAGGCACTATAGGCATCTTCGATGTCACGTTATGGAAGCCGCAAAGAGTTCATCTGCAGCCTTGAGAGTGAATAACTTTGCAAGGTGCATCATAGAAGTGTTGCCATGAAAGACAACAATGCGTGAGGTCAGGGGCGTCAATCTGGGGGTCACAATTGTgaccccttttttaaaatgcaatcaCAATTGTGGTCTGTTTCATTCTTACTTTTAGTTGGGCAGGTAGCCAGATCTCCTCCTTGAATGTGAACGCACTGAATGTCGGTACTTCACACTGAACCTATCGCAGGTAAGCAAATGAGCTTTTTATTCTTATCGAGAAGGATTCAGACGATGCCTTCACTTTGTTTATAAAtaattcaagatttttttggAGAGGGCGGGAGCAAAAATGAAGCATTTAAAAGATCCATAGTACTTGTCACACTATCCTGTTCAAATCGTACATATGGAAAGCACGAATATCCATTTCGTATTGTTTCTTTCGATGCAACACT
Protein-coding regions in this window:
- the anxa4 gene encoding annexin A4, whose protein sequence is MAAIGNRGTVKEASGFDPEADAQKLREAMKGTGTDEAVITEILAHRTIAQRQRIKEAFKQAVGKDLADELSSELSGNFRNVVLGLLMLAPLYDAHELMTAMKGAGTEEACLIDILASRSNAEIKTINATYKTQYGKDLEDDVCGDTSGMFQRVLISLLTAGRNESDAVDEAQVVQDAKDIYEAGEARWGTDEVKFLTVLCVRNQKHLLRVFEEYNKISGRDIEDSIKREMSGSLADVFLAIVKCMRNKHAFFAERLYKSMKGLGTTDSVLVRIMVSRAEIDMLDIKAQFLKMYGKSLRSFIQGDTSGDYRKILLELCGGD